ctaacagtATAAAGTTAGATTAGTGACATATAAAGAATTAATtttatcctcaaaatttattatgtatttttagcaatcaaataAAATAgagtaaggttttttttttttttttcaaaattattaaattgtttgatgaagcAATGTTTTTGTCAAGAAAAGTGTGTCATTTAATCGTGAATGATTTTCATGAGCAACTACTCATTTATACTAAATTATTTCACAATCACCCATgtataatttcaaaattcaattgaagtttaatttaatttaacattttaatataatattttttaacaaaataaaaaaaagaaaaataaatttttctcgtaatttttttttctaaattattaaataaatattttcttgagaaaATATCTGAAATGGGTcaatttaatttgtatttttcatCCAAAATCACATGCATTAATCAGCAGCATGATAATATATTTTTGTAAATGTATTGCTAGCATATTGCCAATGACTTTGTAAATTTTGAatcaaaagtaaaaataaaattagaagaaTCAAtcaaaacctttttgaaaatttaaataaataaataatatatttattatttatttattagaagAATCAGTCGAAACATCATGTTGGATTCATGAGCCAATATTTGTAAAGTTTTCGTGAATGCTATTATTTTccttttagttatttattaagaTAGTAATTATTGTTATTGAAAAAGCAAATTGAATAAtatacaacaaaaaaataaattatatatgtccacaatttatttttcttttatttctagaattttttattttgtattaatatgaaaaatatatatatatatatatatttatgtatgtatatattcattatgattaagaaattaaagaGTTAAAGCTTTGGTGCATCACAAAGTTTCTACTAATACTTaaataattacttttattttctcaataaaacataaataattcGTGTGAGATCGAGGAAAGCTCACATGTTATCTTCTTTGTTCTACAATTTTTCGATGTGGGAGCATGGGAGGACGGGGGAGTCTTCATGTGTTGAAGCTTGATGTCCATTTCCTCTCCTTCATTCTCCTTTTCCTACATCGATCgagcaaaagaaagaaatttCTTCTCTTTCCTATAATGCCCTTATAGGCATTAGTACCTTAACTTCTTAAAGGGTGTCATAGATTTTTCTAGTGAGACGAATCCGTTTTCATGTGAGTGGCTCCAAAGACTCCCAAGCGTGTATAGTTGGAGTGGAATCCACTTACATGGAAAGAGAATTGTCTTATTAAAATAAACTCCTTTTCCCACATCGATCaagcaaaagaaagaaatttCTTCTCTTTCCTATAATGCTCGTATAGGCTTTAGTACCTTAACTTCTTAAAGGGTGTCATAGATTTTTCTAGTGAGACGAATCCGTTTTCATGTGAGTGGCTCCAAAGACTCCCAAGCGTGTATAGTTGGAGTGGAATCCACTTACATGGAAAGAGAATTGTcttattaaaataaacttttaaaaaatattgctCGTATTTGAAAATCACACATATCATAAATAGATAATAACATATCGTTCgaccatttttctattttttgttatatgagagataataataataataataataataataataataataataataataataatagtcattaagttaatatcaatacatagatgtttttctgtaagatccttgattctatgtttgataCTTACGAAATACCTTATCTTAATGAgtgttcagagaccattgcggctcagacGCTCCCTAGAGATCGGCctgatcaaaatgaaatttcaaaagATAAACAtggtagacactatttgtacatgtaaataagtacatatatatagaaTAATATTTTAACTGACTCGACCCACATGACCgggtggggcccacatgagtctcggaCTTGAACTTGTTTCGGCATATCAACTGCAATCTTCATACATCGGAAGTCTTCATGTAATTCATATGTACTGTTAGCTTtattgtgatcccaagagggggggtgaattggtatttttaaaatttaacatttaggtattcctcctaacagtagtatgttcacaaccctatggtcaatctagtgcgagcaGTATAAATATAATAGGAATTAAAtgagcaatttaattaacaatacatgcaccagaaaaacaataaagtaagagtgacacacagaaatgttatcaatgTTTGGCcaatttgcctacgtccttgccttggctaacaagcacaaggattatcattatcacttgctcacttaaccgggtggagcagcacctatacaaatcaggtcaattagcacatggctgacttcaacctttacaccaatccttaccggactggattatcgccccctcaggccacgcctggaatcactcagatttacaattaaatggtacaatgaaatggtgctttcacgtaaagcgaatttgtacccaagtaatgcgctcaatcacaaacacatcagTCACATGAATATAGTATAAGCTCAGTAATGTGCTTTTTGcttaatcaatactcaacacagtatagttaatatgaagctcaaaagtattcaacacaatacaatcagtatgatgctcaggaataatcaacacaagcaatgacttggaatctaaacaaaatattttaacaatacatcaatattccaagtatactatgtagataatcaaactagtttcaaaaagattttcttcaatgaaatgagcacaaagctagtttgaaagggTTGCTTGCTTGttaaaaaaaatctttgcacacaaaaaacaAAGCTATTAGATGCTTGCAATGAAGTGCAAATATCCAAAGCTTTATAGGTTTAGTCCCACACGAGAtatccgtgggataaacctaaactatactcccaacaaaataaatctcaagcacaccaaacaatgggagtattagcttTGAGCAGCAAATAGACAAACACAAATGAAACTTTCAcaatctcggatttgatcaaaggatgcaagtttgagagttttaggacaaagaaaggattttcaagatagagagagtATATTGCTAATCACTTTTTCTTAATCGCtctctaatcatgcaaatgagaacatatttatagtTAGGTGAAAAactataaccgtttgggacaggATATGTATTATTAAAGGAGtcttaaaagattaaaattcaattagcccgaaataaccctgttttacggtggttaaaataaatttattcgggcgaggttcgggtggctgaaccttggttcggtcgcccgataagacacagttcaaaaagttctgtaactaagttcggtcgcccgaggatatatttgaactaaaatcataggacgcctgagttggtgaacagtccctttcgaagggttcgggcgcccgaggaagaTGTGTGCACTTgagattcggtcacccgagggttggtcaacattttgactttcaaagttcgggtgcccgaggagttttatactccaaaggttcggtcacccgactcctcttaacttgcttagatttgaCAATTTCAAgtacaattataacacactcatattttatgcaatgtgtgtatgtgtgtgggagcctagggtcttactatggtcaagttgagctcacatTATATGTTGTGTGTATGATGTGCAGGTGATGAAcatacaaaccatatcctagattactattacagaccttattacaGATATGActatatattacaatgtaaattacaaggCTTCACGGTTTTCTTGTTTCTTCGAGTGTCATCAAAGAAGTTTGATTTGaatctgcacaaacacttgacaaacatcaattatcaatatttgtcattattaaaactgggtgcaacctataaggttaacatgtACCTGCAAAGAGTTACAAATTAAAGTGTGTTTTGAGTACATGTGCTTGTCTAAGGGTTAAAccataggacataggtcgaccaattGATTTCTACATCAGTGTCCTTGTATACATTTCATAAATCTCGTAATATAGGTGATCATTCCCACATCTAGcgcatgtggggcccacaaaatcAATTAGGCCCATAAAACTacgtggggtccacatgagtcccgaagctatGGGGGCCCACAAGATCACGTGGGGCttacatgagtcccgaagttatATGAGGCCACAAAATCGTGTAAGACATATTggagttgtgtggggcccacatgagtcttgaAACTGTGCTGGGCCCACAAGAGTTTTGGACTCGAACTTGCCTATTtctttataataaataataaaaatttaattaatggtGATTTTTACTCTGCTCATTCTACTGTCCAGACTTTCTTCCAAAATAATAtgcacaataaatatatatataattaaagataataataagaaaaaggaaaggaaaaaaaaaggagtATCGGTAATCCAATTGCAAAACACATTACCCCATATCTCACATCCCACGTGTCATTCCATCTTCCAtcaataatttgaaaaatactaaaattaaaatttcacccctctccacatttttgaaaatgtaattttcCTCCCAAAAAATTTCCTATAAAAAGAAACtcttaaccttcatttttcacaaaaattttccaaGAGAAGaaaatgattagtgagtgaaagaattagtagtggagggagaatttttgctataattaaaattcttTCTCGCCTACTATTTCTGATctcatttttagagatattcattaTGATTGTACCATAAGATTAACAAAgaggtaaataaatttgattatgatagatttttatttaaaatttatgtctGAATTTAttagtaagtaaattttgattatgttagttattttcataaaatttttttgagtttatttttatgtatatttaattatatcaattttatctttaatatacttgtatttattttttagttaagaaatgttctaaacccctcgggtattttataacattaatttctattcaagaaaatatttttaatacgaaaattgtgtggcatgagtttatttttacattacatatttcatgaaaatatgaataaaaataacatgagttgatttttgcgttgcgtatttcacgaaaatatgagtaaaaatgagattttcatgatattattttaattgtacaaattatataataagatactTTCAAAACTCCTTATGAGTCAGACGATACAAAAAATTATGAATGCTCGGTAccacaacttaaagtttaaatggatcagagtgctTCCACATTGTTTAGAAAATAGTTTTATATGATAGTAAATTTCTCTTGAGTACACACCTGGGTCGGATCGGGgtttaataagaaaaatctcatgtacgttgatttagtttggccgactagccagttaagtccagttttcgggttgcacaacccagtcatgggggtaaacatgatttACGGCTAACAAAAAGATGACTTATGGCTAACAAAAACATGACTTACATTTAACAGACTTAAgtgtgatttttataatatatgtatatacatatttaattacatgtgtagagttattgatgaattgaaggaaaattatatgcttatatgaatatggtcatttttgtgcctaaatgatgatctaaatgAAATGtgtaaggaaaaatatatatgtatattattaaatattatagttacaattataaagttaaaagtttaatccAACAATTTAAGTGTATGATTATAAAATTGTACTGCTATAGTtaatagtaaaagttttatgtagaaaattttaaattcatatttattttaaaaacaaattttgaagttatagtattaaatattattttataaaagtatcatattatgaaagctcattttgaccgcacactaataataattttatttacttactaagcgtcatctcaccccaattattattttacatttcagataattctAAATAGTGTGCCAAAAATCTTACGTAACAAGTGCATGAAcgggaatagaaagagtagagtaaaataaaaatttaaaataatacaattttaaaatatgtttgtgtattatataattttaagaatgttaattttaatcgttgaaatatatatatttataataaagctaattagtgttctagtaataaaaataatttagatttatgtgtgtctgttgaaaaatttatatgtaagaaTCCACTTGGGTTTGGGTCCTTACAAATTTAATTTGATTTGtgatttagttttaatttttatataagtaaataatataaaaaattaaaattttacaaaaCATAAACACATAATTTAACTCTTTATGGAGTTTGAACTATAAAGAGTTTTACAAATAAATCTTCATCTCAAATTAGTAACTACAATATAcaattttcattctttttattttatatttatttttgcttcttttacttttttttttttcgtcatTATACTCCATTTTGTGAAATGATAAAACACTTTCAAAATTATTAATTGAATCAAGTGGTTGAGTTTCTATCATTTGTGAATATCCTTATATAAAATAATAgtcaatatttttatatattatttcatTACTATTTTCAAATAATTCTTTTCATATATTCAACGTGGGTCCTTTTTTatctaattaataaaataaaaataattttaattataagtttaaatatttttgaaatatataaaaataaaaatgatttattaataaacaacttataatttttaatttaccaaatgaaattcaaaaattaaaaaacaaaggTCAATCTTATCTCTcgccccctctctctctctctatcagcccccttctttttctctctctatcttctctcagcatctctctctccctctttctctctgaCATTCTCTTTCACTGTCTCCCAAAGTtcaactctttctctctccctgtCACTGAATTTCTGCTTTTTCTGGGTGAAAAAACTCATATTCATTTCCCCTGCAACTAAGACACTTTTTGAATCGCTTCAAATAGCAGACGTCTCTCCCATGGTGATCGCTCACCCCTCTACAGATTTCCTCTTCTAGGGTTTCTTTTCGCCTTCTTCATCTCAATCCATGGCCAACGACTATTCCGAGAAGCAGAGGCGGCTTCAGAGGCTGCGATGCTCCGTCCAGAACTACGAGTGGGGCAGAATCGGCCGCGAATCGCAGGCCGCGAGGCTCTACTCGCTGAACTATCCCGCCGCCGCCGTCGAACCGGACGAGCCTTATGCCGAGTTCTGGATGGGCACCCACGAGTCCGGGCCTTCCTTTGTACTTGCGGACCGCGACAGCAATGGCGTCTCCGTTGGTACCGAGTGTGCGACTCTTAAGTCGTGGATTTCGCAGAACCCCGATGTGCTTGGGGAGAAGGTTCTGAAGAAGTGGGGTGGTGATCTTCCTTTCTTGTTCAAGGTATAAACTTCGAAATTGTTGTTAAGTTGTTGTCGTCGAATTTTTTTGGCAGGAGAAAGGGTGCCGTAATGGTGAGTTGAAACAGTCGGAAGAAAATGGAAGTTTCCATTAGTGGGTAGAAGTTAATTTGCTTAATTAATTGCAGACGAGGGGTATGGTTATCCAAACAAAATTGAAGCTTTGGCCGTGCTTTATTATAGTTTAGTTCCTGGAAATTTGACAAAAAATATGTTATcccagaaaaaaaaataaaaaaagagggcAGAAAGTGAAACTTGGCCTTGGTCTTCCATTATGGTTCAAACTGAAAACTGTAATAATCTAGAAGAGGAATTTTTTTTGTAATCGATCGGTGATTCTGATTAAATATTTACCTACCTTTTTATATGTGAATCGGGTTTTAAGATATTATTTTCTATTTCaaccaatattttttttttatttgtaaaatggACAGTTTTGTGATTGTGTGGTGGTTCAATagggttgattatgttttatattttgagTAAAAAATTGATTGACAGTATGCTGTgaatttgttgttatttttgttgGTTATGCCTTTTTTGCTTGGTCATACTTTACAGAAAGCATCGTTTGTTATTACATAGTTACTTTCGGTGCAAAATTGAATGATGAATGAGTCTTAGAGTTACTTAACTTGGGGATCTTtctttcttattcatggtttaATATTCTTGTTATTTATTATAAAGGATATGGTTTTGTGGTTGTATTTAGGTTGGTGTTTTCTTCCTTTTCCAGTAGATTCTGTTAATCTGTATAAATTTGAAGCATAATATAGATTTTTTCCAAATCCTTGTGGTTACGTGTACCTTTATATAAGATcagtatttaaattcaaaatttttcattggTTTATTGGCTGTACTGCTGTGTAAGTTTTTGATTATATGGTGTTAGGTACTTTCAGTCGCAAAAGCTTTGTCAATACAGGCTCATCCCGATAAGGAATTAGCAAGAGTTTTGCATAAGTCGCTACCAAATATTTATAAAGATGATAATCACAAGCCTGAGATGGCTTTGGCATTAACATATTTTGAAGCCCTATGTGGATTTGTGAGCCTCGAGGTAAGCTACTCAAAACTTGTATGGAGTTGGCCTGAATgtatttttttgagatttttagttAGTATTTCTTCACTGTCTACTGTGATGGATGAAAACAAAAAGTTTCAAGTCTGTTGATTGATAACATGTGCTTGTATAACTATGTTGCTAAGACCTCATGCCATTTGCTTTTAGTGTTTCAGAGGTGGATTTTATCGAGTAATCTGCATTAATTTTTTCTATTATGTCTATCTTTTCCTACAATACCTATTTTAGATCCATAAATGGTCCTAGTTCCTTTATTTAGCAACTAGCAGTTGGTGACACATGTATCACACATTATTTAATCttaatattttgtatttatttaaaaatttgtaattataaATGACTTCGAGTGGTTAAAATTTTAGTGAGGGGTTTTAAATGCTTGAATGTATAGTTTTTTGAAATATTCATTCTTTATTAGTCAATGTTCTGTTCTTTTGAATAATTAATTTTGATTGTGTATTTGTTTATATTGAAgggttttctgaaaatattatGGCTAAAAAGTGCAGATTGTGAACTGCATGGTGTTCTTTTACTTGATAGTAGAGATATGAATTATTGACTGGATTGATCATTAATGAATTCATGAACTACATACAATGATGATTTGTATGAGAGATCTCCCTTTTTAATCCTCTATGTTGTTTACgacttgttttgtttttgtttttgttttttgatgTGCATCCAAGCACACCATGACTCTGACATTCCTCAAATTCATTATGATTTTACTCATGAAACTTGATACTACCATGTAGGAACTTAAGGCTGTGCTTCAAAATGTTCCTGAGATTGTAGATTTAGTTGGGACTGCAGATGCAAATCAAGTTTTACTTGTTAATGAGCAAGATGGGAAGGACAAAGTAAAAGCTGTTCTACAATCTATCTTTACACAACTCATGTCGGCTAGAAAAGATGTGATTTCTGAAGCAGTTTCAAAGCTGAAAAGTCGTTTGAGCATGGAGAAAAAGGTTGATTTGAAAACATTTAGTTGATTCCCTACTGTTATGTATGGTGAACATTGAATTGAATCTGAGGCGTGTACTGCCTTCATATTACCTGCTTCAAATCCATTTTGCATTTAACACTGCCTTTCTTTTTTGTCACCAGTTAAGACAGTTAACTGATAAGGAACAATTGGTGTTGCGGCTGGAAAAGCAGTATCCTGCTGATGTGGGTGTCATATCAGCCTTCTTTTTGAACTATGTGAAGCTTAATGCTGGTGAAGCTTTGTATCTAGGAGCAAATGAACCTCATGCATATGTAAATGGTGATTGT
This Malania oleifera isolate guangnan ecotype guangnan chromosome 11, ASM2987363v1, whole genome shotgun sequence DNA region includes the following protein-coding sequences:
- the LOC131168088 gene encoding mannose-6-phosphate isomerase 2-like, whose product is MANDYSEKQRRLQRLRCSVQNYEWGRIGRESQAARLYSLNYPAAAVEPDEPYAEFWMGTHESGPSFVLADRDSNGVSVGTECATLKSWISQNPDVLGEKVLKKWGGDLPFLFKVLSVAKALSIQAHPDKELARVLHKSLPNIYKDDNHKPEMALALTYFEALCGFVSLEELKAVLQNVPEIVDLVGTADANQVLLVNEQDGKDKVKAVLQSIFTQLMSARKDVISEAVSKLKSRLSMEKKLRQLTDKEQLVLRLEKQYPADVGVISAFFLNYVKLNAGEALYLGANEPHAYVNGDCVECMATSDNVVRAGLTPKHRDVPTLCSMLTYKQGFPEILRGVPLNAYIRRYLPPFDEFEVDRCILPQGAATVFPAFPGPSIFLITVGRGIMHTIASEYVVSEGDVLFAPANIEIRVVASASELQLYRAGVNSNFFEPSQ